The Tenacibaculum jejuense genome includes a window with the following:
- the atpD gene encoding F0F1 ATP synthase subunit beta: MSTIKGKVSQIIGPVIDVEFNTENSELPKIYDSLEIKKTDGTTLVLEVQQHIGEDTVRTISMDATDGLQRGQEVVATGNPIQMPIGDDIYGRLFNVTGEAIDGLGDLAKTGKNGLPIHRQAPKFEELSTSTEVLFTGIKVIDLIEPYAKGGKIGLFGGAGVGKTVLIQELINNIAKGHGGLSVFAGVGERTREGNDLLREMLESGIIKYGDDFMHSMEEGGWDLSKVDKATMRDSKATFVFGQMNEPPGARARVALSGLTIAEYFRDGAGEDQGKDVLFFVDNIFRFTQAGSEVSALLGRMPSAVGYQPTLATEMGAMQERITSTKKGSITSVQAVYVPADDLTDPAPATTFAHLDATTVLSRKIAELGIYPAVDPLDSTSRILTPEILGDEHYGCAQRVKELLQRYKELQDIIAILGMEELSEEDKLVVHRARRVQRFLSQPFHVAEQFTGIPGVLVDIKDTIKGFNMIMDGELDKYPEAAFNLRGSIDDAIEAGEKMLAEA, translated from the coding sequence ATGTCTACAATAAAAGGTAAAGTTTCTCAGATTATTGGTCCGGTTATCGATGTTGAGTTTAACACTGAAAATTCAGAGTTACCAAAAATTTATGATTCATTAGAAATTAAAAAAACTGATGGTACTACATTAGTTTTAGAAGTTCAACAACACATAGGTGAGGATACTGTCCGTACAATATCAATGGATGCTACAGATGGTTTACAAAGAGGTCAAGAAGTAGTAGCTACTGGAAATCCAATCCAAATGCCAATAGGGGATGATATCTATGGACGTTTATTTAATGTAACTGGAGAAGCTATCGATGGATTAGGTGATTTAGCTAAAACTGGTAAAAATGGTTTGCCAATTCACCGTCAAGCACCTAAGTTTGAAGAGTTATCGACTTCTACAGAAGTTTTATTTACTGGTATTAAAGTTATCGATTTAATTGAGCCTTATGCTAAAGGAGGTAAAATTGGATTATTTGGAGGTGCAGGTGTAGGTAAAACTGTATTGATTCAAGAATTAATTAATAATATTGCTAAAGGTCACGGTGGTTTATCAGTATTCGCAGGTGTAGGTGAAAGAACACGTGAAGGAAACGATTTATTAAGAGAGATGTTAGAGTCTGGAATTATCAAATATGGTGATGATTTTATGCATTCTATGGAAGAAGGTGGATGGGATTTATCTAAAGTAGATAAAGCTACAATGAGAGATTCTAAAGCTACTTTCGTATTTGGACAAATGAATGAGCCACCAGGTGCACGTGCACGTGTTGCATTATCTGGATTAACTATAGCTGAATATTTCCGTGATGGAGCAGGAGAAGATCAAGGAAAAGACGTATTATTTTTCGTAGATAATATCTTCCGTTTTACACAAGCAGGATCTGAGGTATCAGCATTATTAGGACGTATGCCTTCTGCCGTAGGTTACCAACCAACATTAGCTACAGAGATGGGAGCTATGCAAGAACGTATTACTTCTACAAAGAAAGGATCGATTACTTCTGTACAGGCAGTATATGTACCAGCAGATGATTTAACGGATCCGGCACCAGCAACTACTTTTGCTCACTTAGATGCTACTACTGTATTATCTCGTAAGATTGCTGAGTTAGGTATTTATCCAGCGGTAGACCCATTAGATTCTACTTCGAGAATTTTAACTCCTGAAATCTTAGGAGATGAGCACTATGGTTGTGCACAAAGAGTTAAAGAGTTATTACAACGTTATAAAGAGTTACAAGATATTATTGCGATCTTAGGTATGGAAGAATTATCTGAAGAAGATAAGTTAGTAGTACACAGAGCTCGTCGTGTTCAACGTTTCTTATCTCAACCATTCCACGTAGCAGAGCAATTTACTGGTATTCCTGGAGTATTAGTAGATATTAAGGATACTATCAAAGGTTTCAACATGATTATGGATGGAGAGTTAGATAAATATCCTGAAGCAGCATTCAACTTAAGAGGTTCAATTGATGATGCAATTGAAGCTGGTGAGAAAATGTTAGCTGAAGCTTAA
- a CDS encoding IPExxxVDY family protein, with the protein MQIHSLTLDDFSSSNYSLIGIHSTVEDYRLAYFLNLHLQLNLKRSKLDIDLKRKGIDAFFSLYEFTHNTTENSWYLISNYHKNKVVGNNLSLFSESQTVTYLLPERKKVDYFLKLEGDFNSVIINQTIEKINKISQVITSYSIDTNKLKSKESLIF; encoded by the coding sequence ATGCAAATTCATTCACTTACGTTAGATGATTTTTCATCTTCTAATTATAGCTTAATAGGTATTCATAGCACAGTTGAAGATTACCGTTTAGCGTATTTTTTGAATTTACACTTGCAACTAAATTTAAAACGATCAAAGTTAGATATAGATCTAAAAAGAAAAGGCATAGATGCTTTTTTCTCACTTTATGAATTTACTCACAATACAACAGAAAATTCATGGTATCTAATTTCAAATTATCATAAAAATAAGGTTGTAGGAAATAATTTAAGTTTATTTTCAGAAAGTCAAACAGTAACATATTTGCTTCCTGAAAGGAAAAAAGTTGATTACTTTTTAAAATTAGAAGGGGATTTTAATTCTGTAATTATTAACCAAACTATAGAAAAAATAAATAAAATTTCTCAGGTAATCACTTCTTATTCCATAGATACAAACAAACTAAAATCTAAAGAGTCTTTAATTTTTTAA
- the kbl gene encoding glycine C-acetyltransferase: MYGKIKEHLQKEIQDIKDAGLYKTERIITSSQDAVIKISTGEEVINFCANNYLGLSNHPEVIQAAKDTMDTHGFGMSSVRFICGTQDIHKALEAKIAEFYQTEDTILYAAAFDANGGVFEPLLTKEDAIISDSLNHASIIDGVRLCKAARYRYNNNDMASLEEQLIEANKQNHRFKIIVTDGVFSMDGIVAELDKICDLADKYDAMVMIDECHAAGFIGETGRGTLELKRVMGRIDIITGTLGKALGGAMGGYTTGKKEIIEILRQRSRPYLFSNSLAPAIVGASLKVFDLLSNDTSLRDKLEWNTNYFRSEMEKAGFDLVGADAAIVPVMLYDAKLSQVMANELLKEGIYVIGFFYPVVPKEQARIRVQLSAAHEKEHLDKAINAFVKVGKALSVIS, encoded by the coding sequence ATGTACGGAAAAATAAAAGAACATTTACAAAAAGAAATTCAGGATATTAAAGATGCTGGATTATATAAAACAGAGCGTATCATTACATCTTCACAAGATGCTGTAATTAAGATTTCTACAGGTGAAGAAGTAATTAACTTTTGTGCAAATAACTATTTAGGTTTATCAAATCACCCAGAAGTAATTCAGGCGGCTAAAGATACTATGGATACGCATGGTTTTGGAATGTCTTCTGTGCGTTTCATTTGTGGAACTCAAGATATTCATAAAGCTTTAGAAGCTAAAATTGCTGAGTTTTATCAAACTGAAGATACCATTTTATATGCAGCAGCTTTTGACGCAAACGGGGGTGTTTTTGAACCATTATTAACAAAAGAAGACGCTATTATTTCTGATAGTTTAAATCATGCTTCTATCATCGATGGTGTTCGTTTATGTAAAGCGGCACGTTATCGTTATAATAATAATGATATGGCTTCATTAGAAGAGCAATTAATTGAAGCAAATAAACAAAACCATAGATTTAAAATCATTGTTACTGATGGAGTATTCTCTATGGATGGTATCGTTGCTGAATTAGACAAGATCTGTGATTTAGCTGATAAATACGATGCTATGGTTATGATAGATGAATGCCATGCTGCAGGTTTTATTGGTGAAACTGGTAGAGGTACCTTAGAGTTAAAGAGAGTAATGGGTAGAATAGATATCATTACGGGAACTTTAGGGAAAGCTTTAGGTGGAGCAATGGGAGGTTACACTACTGGTAAAAAAGAAATTATAGAAATTTTACGTCAAAGGTCAAGACCATATTTGTTCTCTAACTCACTTGCACCAGCAATTGTTGGAGCTTCATTAAAGGTTTTTGATCTGCTATCTAATGATACTTCTTTAAGAGATAAATTGGAATGGAATACAAATTACTTCAGGTCAGAAATGGAAAAAGCTGGTTTTGATTTGGTGGGTGCAGATGCAGCTATAGTACCAGTTATGTTGTACGATGCAAAGCTTTCTCAAGTAATGGCAAATGAACTTTTAAAAGAAGGAATTTATGTAATAGGATTCTTTTATCCAGTAGTTCCAAAAGAGCAAGCAAGAATAAGAGTGCAATTGTCTGCTGCACACGAAAAAGAACATTTAGATAAGGCAATAAATGCATTTGTAAAAGTAGGAAAAGCGTTAAGCGTTATTTCGTAA
- a CDS encoding DUF2911 domain-containing protein yields the protein MKHKIIILFLLVNAVVFGQIKTPSLSPKSVSTQSVGLSEITIEYSRPSKRERKIFGELLPFSQVWRTGANAATKISFSKPVKVNGQLLKKGSYTLLSYPNKNNWEIKWFNYSSSRWTNYVKEQPLITIQVPVNKMVSNVETLDIRLQDITLNSAKLFIEWETTRVVIPLELDEQKEILKSIDKTLSGPSNNDYFRAAVYLHETKTDLDKALNYVQKVTSSNKALFFQVTREALILKDLNRKSEALDSAKRALALSEKAKNDDFIRINAKLIKELQ from the coding sequence ATGAAACATAAAATTATCATTCTATTTCTTTTAGTCAATGCAGTAGTGTTTGGACAAATAAAAACTCCAAGTCTAAGTCCAAAATCTGTAAGTACACAAAGTGTCGGACTTTCAGAAATTACTATTGAATATTCAAGGCCAAGTAAAAGAGAGAGAAAAATCTTTGGCGAATTATTGCCGTTTTCTCAAGTATGGAGAACAGGAGCAAATGCAGCTACCAAAATATCGTTTTCAAAACCAGTAAAAGTAAACGGTCAATTATTAAAAAAGGGAAGTTATACGTTGTTGAGTTATCCAAATAAAAACAATTGGGAAATTAAATGGTTTAACTATTCGAGTTCTAGATGGACAAATTATGTAAAGGAACAGCCATTGATTACGATACAAGTTCCGGTAAATAAAATGGTATCTAATGTAGAAACTTTAGATATCCGTTTACAAGATATTACGTTAAACAGCGCTAAGCTTTTTATTGAATGGGAAACGACAAGAGTTGTAATTCCTCTAGAATTAGATGAGCAGAAAGAAATATTAAAATCAATAGATAAGACCTTATCTGGTCCTAGTAACAACGATTATTTTAGAGCGGCAGTTTATTTGCACGAAACAAAAACAGATTTAGACAAAGCTTTAAATTATGTTCAAAAAGTTACGAGTTCGAATAAAGCTTTGTTCTTTCAAGTAACAAGAGAAGCTTTAATACTTAAAGATTTAAATAGAAAATCAGAAGCTTTAGATTCAGCAAAACGAGCTTTAGCGTTATCAGAAAAAGCGAAAAACGACGATTTTATAAGAATCAATGCTAAACTTATTAAAGAGTTACAGTAA
- a CDS encoding UvrD-helicase domain-containing protein, whose product MQDTSVFQIYNASAGSGKTFTLVKEYLKILLQSKDIFYFQKVLAVTFTNKAAGEMKERVLKNLNAFSNGESTDMLELILQETPIDVTIIKERSQKVLNAILQNYSAFSITTIDSFTHKIIKNFAYDLGLTLNFEVEMDAVSLLNEAVDILVSKIGIRNDITKLLIEYSASKIDEDKSWDVSFELKEFSKVLLREDDVKHFRKLSQKTVGDFNALQDKLKKSKKEAVKRLKEIGARGLEVIATMNLDHKDFYYSLIPKHFIALQKDPLQAKFFDQSKLKERIEENMFYSKSKSEDIKSAIDGILPELLNLYFESEKIFQDVLLQQLALKSLVPLAVLNNVNKELNTIKEENNIRLNAEFNQLISDHIKDQPTPYIYERIGQRFMHYFIDEMQDTSILQWQNLIPLIDNALAQESSSLLLVGDAKQAIYRWRGGKAEQLINLSSSENVTFNIEKELKLLGRNFRSYSEVINFNNDFFQHVATLFSNPNYKELFIEGNQQQENSKTGGCVSISFLEKKEDKEEEKNKYPEKVYHQIVELQKEYALSEISVLVRKKKEGIAVANYLSEKGIPIVSSETLLLANSNKVLFIINFLKLILYPNDEQNRFELLCFLHKHLQTKSDLHTFLTDKVKCSLPTFIELLNGLGTNFKLELFNTLPFYEKIEYIIRGFSLLETSDAYVQFFLDLVLDQQGRGVTIQDFLDFWSSKKDNLSIATPDESEAVKIMTIHKSKGLEFPVVIFPFDLDIYRQVKPKVWFHNLSNDFLGFEELLIDYSKSLEYINDLGKEIYHQQRQELELDNFNLLYVALTRSVEQLHIITEKRLTKSGENMNYYSGAFISYLKKVGRWEEDVNEYVFGESKRNSEKVVVDTNKLKLQDQFISTSWQDHNIVLLSSASKVWNTDAEEAVAYGNITHDILSKIKTNEDVDEILNFYKSKGDLDVEVLDNLAVRIRNIINHPKLTYFYSNQVTVVNEREIRNGMDEIIIPDRLVFYNNMVTVIDYKTGKPDRSHIHQINKYANDLGLLNFKVDKKILIYINDEILVEEIA is encoded by the coding sequence GTGCAAGATACATCTGTTTTTCAAATATATAATGCTTCAGCAGGTAGCGGAAAAACGTTTACACTTGTTAAAGAATATCTTAAGATTTTGCTACAGTCGAAAGATATCTTTTACTTTCAAAAAGTTTTAGCAGTTACATTTACCAACAAGGCAGCAGGAGAAATGAAAGAAAGAGTGTTAAAAAACTTAAACGCTTTTTCTAATGGAGAGTCTACAGATATGCTAGAATTGATCTTGCAGGAAACTCCAATAGATGTAACTATAATTAAAGAAAGAAGTCAGAAAGTTTTAAATGCGATTCTTCAAAACTATTCTGCATTTTCAATTACAACTATCGATAGTTTTACGCATAAGATTATTAAGAATTTCGCTTATGATCTTGGACTAACTTTAAATTTTGAAGTTGAAATGGATGCGGTTTCATTACTGAATGAAGCTGTTGATATTTTAGTCTCTAAAATTGGTATTCGAAACGATATTACTAAGCTTTTAATTGAATATTCTGCATCTAAAATAGATGAAGATAAATCTTGGGATGTTTCTTTTGAATTGAAAGAGTTTTCTAAGGTTTTACTGAGAGAAGATGATGTAAAACATTTCAGGAAATTAAGTCAGAAAACCGTTGGAGATTTTAATGCTTTACAGGATAAGCTGAAGAAAAGTAAAAAGGAAGCAGTAAAAAGATTAAAAGAAATTGGGGCAAGAGGATTAGAAGTAATAGCAACTATGAATCTCGATCATAAAGATTTCTATTATTCTTTAATTCCTAAACATTTTATTGCCTTACAAAAAGATCCTTTACAAGCTAAGTTTTTTGATCAAAGTAAACTGAAAGAAAGAATAGAAGAAAATATGTTCTATTCGAAATCAAAGTCTGAAGATATTAAATCTGCAATCGATGGAATTCTTCCAGAACTTTTGAATCTCTATTTTGAATCAGAAAAGATTTTTCAAGATGTATTATTGCAACAGTTAGCTTTAAAAAGTTTGGTTCCATTAGCGGTGTTAAATAATGTCAATAAGGAATTAAATACCATTAAAGAAGAAAATAATATTCGATTAAATGCCGAATTTAATCAACTGATTTCAGATCATATTAAAGATCAACCTACACCATATATATATGAAAGAATTGGTCAGCGTTTCATGCATTATTTTATTGATGAAATGCAAGATACTTCAATCTTACAATGGCAAAATTTAATTCCTTTAATAGATAATGCGTTAGCACAAGAAAGTAGTAGTTTGTTGTTAGTAGGAGATGCAAAGCAAGCGATTTATAGATGGCGTGGAGGAAAAGCAGAACAGTTAATTAATTTGAGTTCTTCTGAAAATGTAACTTTCAATATTGAAAAAGAGTTAAAACTTTTAGGAAGAAACTTTAGAAGTTATTCTGAAGTTATCAATTTCAATAATGATTTTTTCCAGCATGTAGCCACCTTATTTTCTAATCCGAATTATAAAGAGTTATTCATAGAAGGAAATCAGCAACAAGAAAACAGTAAAACAGGAGGTTGTGTTAGTATTTCGTTTTTAGAAAAGAAAGAAGATAAAGAAGAAGAGAAAAATAAATATCCAGAAAAAGTTTATCATCAAATTGTAGAGTTGCAGAAGGAATACGCTTTAAGTGAAATTTCTGTTTTAGTTCGCAAAAAAAAAGAAGGAATTGCTGTTGCGAATTATTTATCGGAAAAAGGAATTCCGATAGTTTCTTCAGAAACATTATTGTTAGCAAATAGTAATAAGGTATTATTCATCATTAATTTTTTGAAATTAATTTTATATCCTAATGACGAGCAAAACCGATTCGAGTTACTATGTTTTCTTCATAAGCATTTACAAACAAAAAGTGATCTACATACATTTCTAACAGATAAGGTAAAGTGTAGTTTGCCAACTTTCATAGAGTTGTTAAATGGTTTAGGAACGAATTTTAAATTAGAGCTTTTTAATACGTTGCCTTTCTACGAAAAGATAGAATATATCATCCGTGGATTTTCGCTATTAGAAACATCAGATGCATACGTGCAGTTTTTTCTTGATTTGGTTTTAGATCAACAGGGAAGAGGTGTTACGATTCAAGATTTCTTAGACTTTTGGAGTTCTAAAAAAGATAATTTAAGTATAGCAACACCAGATGAATCTGAAGCGGTTAAAATAATGACGATTCATAAGTCTAAAGGTTTAGAGTTTCCTGTGGTTATTTTTCCTTTCGATTTAGATATTTATCGACAAGTAAAACCTAAAGTTTGGTTTCATAATTTGTCAAACGACTTTTTAGGTTTTGAAGAGTTGCTTATCGATTACAGTAAAAGTCTCGAATATATTAATGATTTAGGGAAGGAAATTTATCATCAACAACGACAAGAATTAGAATTAGATAATTTCAACCTATTATATGTTGCATTAACAAGATCGGTAGAGCAATTACATATTATCACGGAGAAAAGATTGACTAAATCTGGTGAAAATATGAATTATTATTCCGGAGCTTTTATTTCTTATTTGAAAAAAGTAGGAAGATGGGAAGAAGATGTAAATGAATACGTTTTTGGAGAATCAAAAAGAAATAGTGAGAAAGTTGTTGTTGATACTAATAAACTGAAATTACAAGATCAATTTATTTCTACTTCTTGGCAAGATCACAATATTGTTTTGTTGTCAAGTGCATCGAAAGTTTGGAATACCGATGCAGAAGAAGCTGTTGCTTATGGAAATATTACGCACGATATTTTGTCTAAGATAAAAACGAACGAAGATGTAGATGAAATTTTAAATTTTTATAAGAGTAAAGGAGATTTAGATGTAGAGGTTTTAGATAATCTTGCTGTTCGAATTCGAAATATTATAAATCACCCTAAGCTTACTTACTTTTATTCCAATCAGGTAACGGTTGTTAACGAAAGAGAAATACGAAACGGTATGGATGAAATTATTATTCCAGATCGTTTAGTGTTCTATAATAATATGGTAACTGTTATCGATTATAAAACAGGAAAACCAGACCGTTCACATATACATCAAATTAATAAATACGCCAACGATTTAGGTCTGTTGAATTTTAAGGTAGATAAAAAAATATTGATATATATAAATGATGAAATTTTAGTGGAAGAAATTGCATAA
- a CDS encoding OmpA family protein: protein MKQLNLAMIFIAVLTLLPFSKVNAQDENNPWVVGFGVNVVDVRIPSEFGDYLQDYVGTSEWSDNLLPSISRVSVEKYLADGFTLQLAGSINKVKTYATERDINELYWAIDLNAKWDVNHLIGDTAWWDPYVYVGGGYTDFGRVVNGVFVDGGEGTLNVGAGFNVWFNENIGLNFQTGAKKEFADKIQDHFQHTLGVVFRFGGKDTDGDGVYDKDDACPEVAGLKEFNGCPDADGDGIKDSDDACPNEAGKAELNGCPDADNDGIADKDDACPTEAGTKAMNGCPDSDGDGIADKNDKCPNEAGPAENKGCPWGDKDKDGVKDNVDKCPDVPGVASRQGCPEPKPVIEEVKLKELQNFARAIYFNSGRSTFRPGVTGKLDLIAAIMKEYPKANFNIEGHTDSQGANAANQRLSERRAKAVLDYLASHGIDGARLSSVGLGEDYPIASNKTRAGRAQNRRVEINLKK from the coding sequence ATGAAACAATTAAATTTAGCTATGATTTTTATAGCTGTGTTAACATTACTTCCTTTTAGTAAAGTTAATGCGCAAGATGAAAACAATCCTTGGGTTGTTGGTTTCGGTGTTAATGTTGTAGACGTTAGAATTCCTAGTGAATTTGGAGACTATTTACAAGACTACGTTGGAACTTCAGAATGGTCTGATAACTTATTACCATCTATTTCAAGAGTAAGCGTTGAAAAGTATTTAGCTGACGGATTTACTTTACAGTTAGCTGGGTCTATCAATAAAGTTAAGACTTACGCAACAGAAAGAGATATTAATGAATTATATTGGGCTATTGACTTAAACGCTAAGTGGGATGTAAATCACTTAATCGGAGATACAGCTTGGTGGGATCCTTACGTATACGTAGGGGGTGGATACACTGATTTTGGTAGAGTTGTAAACGGAGTTTTCGTTGACGGTGGAGAAGGTACTTTAAATGTAGGTGCTGGTTTCAACGTTTGGTTTAACGAAAATATTGGTTTAAACTTCCAAACTGGAGCAAAGAAAGAATTTGCTGATAAAATACAAGATCATTTCCAACATACTTTAGGTGTAGTTTTCCGTTTCGGAGGAAAAGATACTGATGGTGATGGTGTTTACGATAAAGATGATGCTTGTCCAGAAGTTGCAGGTTTAAAAGAATTTAACGGATGTCCAGATGCTGATGGTGATGGTATCAAAGATTCTGATGATGCTTGTCCAAACGAAGCTGGTAAAGCTGAGTTAAACGGATGTCCAGATGCTGATAACGATGGTATCGCTGATAAAGATGACGCATGTCCAACTGAAGCTGGTACAAAAGCAATGAACGGTTGTCCTGATTCTGATGGTGACGGTATTGCTGATAAGAATGATAAGTGTCCAAACGAGGCTGGTCCTGCTGAAAACAAAGGATGTCCTTGGGGAGATAAAGATAAAGATGGAGTTAAAGATAATGTAGACAAGTGTCCAGATGTACCTGGTGTAGCTTCAAGACAAGGATGTCCAGAGCCTAAGCCAGTTATCGAGGAAGTGAAGTTAAAAGAATTACAAAACTTCGCAAGAGCTATCTACTTTAACTCAGGAAGATCTACTTTTAGACCAGGTGTAACTGGAAAATTAGATTTAATCGCTGCTATCATGAAGGAGTATCCTAAAGCTAACTTCAACATTGAAGGTCACACTGATAGCCAAGGAGCAAATGCAGCTAACCAAAGATTATCTGAAAGAAGAGCTAAAGCTGTATTAGATTACTTAGCTTCTCACGGAATCGATGGTGCTAGATTATCATCTGTAGGTTTAGGTGAAGATTATCCAATCGCATCTAACAAAACTAGAGCTGGTAGAGCGCAAAACAGACGTGTAGAAATTAACTTAAAGAAATAA
- the pyk gene encoding pyruvate kinase, whose translation MPHNKKTKIVATLGPATSTKEVLTKMAEAGVNVFRINFSHADYDIVKERVSQIREINEENGYNVAILADLQGPKLRVGVMEEGVEVKAGDRFIFTTEKCTGTKEKAFMTYQRFPKDVKPGENILVDDGKLLFKVISTDKEKEVVTEVINGGSLKSKKGVNLPNTDISLPALTEKDKKDVVFALEQEVDWIALSFVRNPEDLRMLRDLIKQKSRYRVPVIAKIEKPEAVENIDALIPYCDGLMVARGDLGVEVPMQDVPLIQKSLVRRAKKARIPVIIATQMMETMIENSVPTRAEVNDVANSIMDGADAVMLSGETSVGKHPVKVIQKMTEIIGSVEFSPLIKVPVEPPHVRTNRFITKSVCHHAALMADDIKASAISTLTNSGYTAFQISAWRPKSHVIAFSSEKRILGKLNLLWGVRAYYYDRDLNTDDTVKDINEIIKEKNFVKTGDFVINLTSMPVEERGMVNTLRVSQID comes from the coding sequence ATGCCACACAACAAAAAAACAAAAATTGTTGCCACACTAGGACCTGCAACGAGTACAAAAGAAGTTCTTACAAAAATGGCTGAAGCTGGAGTTAATGTTTTCAGAATAAACTTTTCTCATGCAGATTATGATATTGTGAAAGAACGAGTAAGTCAGATACGTGAGATAAACGAAGAAAACGGATATAATGTAGCCATATTAGCCGATTTACAAGGTCCAAAGCTTAGAGTTGGAGTAATGGAGGAAGGTGTAGAAGTTAAGGCTGGAGATCGTTTTATTTTTACCACTGAAAAATGTACTGGTACAAAAGAAAAAGCTTTTATGACATATCAGCGTTTTCCTAAAGATGTTAAACCTGGTGAAAATATTCTTGTAGATGATGGAAAGTTACTTTTTAAGGTAATTTCTACAGATAAAGAAAAAGAAGTTGTTACTGAAGTAATTAACGGAGGATCTTTAAAATCAAAAAAAGGTGTAAACTTACCTAATACAGATATTTCTTTACCTGCACTTACAGAAAAAGACAAGAAAGATGTTGTTTTTGCACTAGAACAAGAAGTAGACTGGATTGCTCTATCTTTTGTTAGAAATCCTGAGGATTTAAGAATGCTTCGTGATTTAATAAAGCAAAAATCAAGATATCGTGTACCAGTAATTGCAAAAATTGAAAAACCAGAAGCTGTTGAAAATATAGATGCCTTAATTCCATATTGTGATGGTTTAATGGTAGCAAGAGGTGACTTAGGTGTAGAAGTTCCAATGCAAGATGTTCCATTGATACAAAAAAGCTTAGTGCGAAGAGCTAAAAAAGCTAGAATTCCAGTAATTATAGCAACTCAAATGATGGAGACTATGATTGAGAATAGTGTTCCAACTCGTGCTGAAGTTAATGATGTAGCCAACTCTATTATGGACGGTGCTGATGCGGTAATGTTATCTGGAGAAACATCTGTAGGAAAACATCCTGTAAAGGTTATTCAAAAGATGACCGAAATTATTGGTAGTGTTGAATTTTCTCCTTTAATCAAAGTACCTGTTGAACCACCACATGTGAGAACAAACAGGTTTATAACAAAATCTGTATGTCATCATGCTGCTTTAATGGCTGACGATATAAAAGCTTCTGCTATCTCTACATTAACTAATAGTGGGTATACTGCTTTTCAAATTTCTGCATGGAGGCCAAAATCTCACGTAATCGCATTTTCTTCAGAAAAGAGAATATTAGGGAAACTAAATCTCTTGTGGGGAGTTAGAGCTTATTATTATGACAGAGATTTAAATACCGATGACACCGTAAAAGATATTAATGAAATTATTAAAGAGAAAAACTTTGTAAAAACAGGTGATTTCGTGATTAACTTAACTTCTATGCCTGTTGAAGAAAGAGGTATGGTAAACACACTTCGTGTTTCGCAAATAGATTAA
- a CDS encoding FoF1 ATP synthase subunit delta/epsilon, translating to MFLEIVTPEAVVFSSEIDSVVVPGVNGEFQVLNNHAPIVSVLNGGVVKVHVHSQNHLVFDDLHGSIEKLPADDKVLTLAINSGTIEIKDNKAIILAD from the coding sequence ATGTTTTTAGAAATTGTTACTCCAGAAGCAGTAGTATTCTCATCAGAAATAGATTCTGTTGTTGTGCCAGGTGTTAACGGAGAGTTCCAAGTTTTAAACAATCACGCACCTATTGTGTCTGTTTTAAATGGAGGGGTAGTTAAAGTACATGTTCATAGTCAGAATCATTTAGTTTTTGATGATTTACACGGTAGCATTGAGAAATTACCAGCTGATGATAAAGTACTAACTTTAGCGATCAATTCTGGAACAATAGAGATTAAAGATAATAAAGCAATTATACTAGCAGACTAG